ACGAAAATTTACCAAACCGCGTTTCACTTTGGTATTCAGTTATTTATGTACTCTGAGTTCATCAGTGCCCCCCGCTAATTGGAACGAACAACCTACCTAATTTGTACGGATCAAGTAGCGTCTTCCCAAGAGACACTTCAATTCAGTTTGTTACGAGGACATTTTAGGTCatgaaattaattaattatacttcactcagagaaaaaaaaacatcaggAGACGCGCAGCACGCTCATCTCCCGAGCTGCCCTCGCAAAGACGCAAACACCTGCTTCGGGGTGAAATTTCGAACACAACCAATGATCAGGCAAATCAGAGAAGCCCATAGCTCGAAATCCCCCAAGTTCTCGAAACAGCCAAAAGTTTCCCCACCGAGAAAAGCGTGCGGCAATAGGTTTTTGGCGGAGCAATTGAGAACCGAGCCCAATCCCAATTACGAGATGAAATGGAAGGCAAATTAGCCGTACCTCCCGACGATCCCGTGGACCATGACCACCAGGTGGTCGGGCCCGCctccggccggcgccggcgccgcctcccgccggtcTCCTCCTCCCAGGTCACCCATTCACCCCCGCGCGCGCACGGACGCGAACCAGCGGGAACGAGCCGGGGGAGGCGGACGGGAgcgcggaggagaggagaggtgtgCACGGGAAAAAGGGCAGCCGCGCTTAAAAGGGAGGCGGGTCTGGTTCGGGTTCGGCGAGTGGCGACGCGGAGGCGGAACGGAACAGACGAGGAGGGGGCGGGGACGAAAACGGCTGCCTGGGGAGCGGATTGGTGTGGGGGTGGCCTCTGATTGGAGAGTGACAGGTGGGGTAGGACACGAGGAGGAGGCCACCTGTCACTCTGTCAGACCGACCTAGCCGAGCCCCGGAGCCCTGCGGCGTGCCATGAAAGAACGCAAGCGCCAACCACCAGAGGTTTGACGACCATGGCCATGGTGCCAGTCGTTTCCAACGGCAAAACTACTTGCATTGGCAGATAATACGAGCTCACTCGTATACTATCTTTTAAATCATGCTTGCTGATTACTGAATATTTAGCTCGAGGTATGAATACCGCCTATTTTTCAAATAATGGAACAGAGGGTATCCTAGTCGTTTCATCAGCCAAGTATGACAAGCTAAAGTATGATCCTTTGTGCAATGCATCAAGGTGAGATTAGATCTGTCCCGAATCGGCAGCGTGCCCACAACAACATGTCCTATTATGAGCCGGTGTTTAGGCGTCGAAGGCAAGCGTTGATACGTGGGGTCCCGGTTCTCCCGCACACCAATCAACCCGAGCGGAAAAATGAAGGAGAACCCAACCCACCCGTTGGGGGCTGCCGGGCTAGGTGCTAGCAGTGCTGCAGTGGGCATCTCCATCCAGAAGACACAGAGACAAACTCTACGGTCAGGGGCGAAGCTACATGGAGCTTCCCTGGTGCACGTGCAccatggtaaaaaatatttttcttagtagttaactttattttacCATATAAATTATACTGGCTTTCTTGATTGCAATGGAGAGTGCACCAGGGTCAAATTTATCTTGGCTTCGCCACTGTCTACGGTTGTCGTTTGCTTTTGGTTGTTTGAGAGAGACTGTATGACAGTGCTTTGGATCACGTATGATGTCGAAGCTCGTGGATGTTTCGTTGAGGAGGTTTGAGATTTAATTAACACGTACGAGCTCGTCGCTGTGAGGAAGAAACACAAAGATATActagtaagagcatctccagccggCTGCCCAAATATGAGcctttattttgtatttttgggcCGGCCCATAAAATTTAGGGACTTGAAAACCTCTCCAAACTCCAGTCAGCCCGACCAAATGATGGCCCCTAAATCAATCTGACTAATGGGACCAGCTGTCAGCGAAACTCTCCCCAATCTTGAGCAACTCAAGTTTTCTGTTGACCGACCGGCTCCCACCACCCCCTTCCCTGGTCTCTGCATCGCCTCCTGGCCCCCTCTCCTCGCGGCGAGTCGGCAACCActaggcgagcggcggcgccatccgCCACGtcttcgccggcgacgagcgcccgCTAGGTgttccctccctccccttcctgCTGGGCGAAACGTAGCACCCTATCCGGATCTGGGTCGGTCCTCCCCTGCGTGCTGCCTAAGTGATCTCGGTCGGCAGCGGCCAGGGGTTCGGTCCGGGGAGCCCCGAGTCCTTCCGCTACCCCCACCAGAGCTGGCAGCGGTGGCAGCGACTTCGACCTCGAGGCTGGGATCTCCCGCAAGGGCCGCAAGCCCAAGAACCCGCACCTGGAGACCTCTGTCGTGATGCGGCTCCGCCACTTCTACGAGGCGCACCccgtggccgtcgccgccgccctgctctccGCCGAGCTCGCTGCCCTGGTCCTCCTCTCTGTGCACGAGGCCCGGCGGCGCATGGCCCGGCGGGGCCGGGGTGGGCGGGGCCGccgtcctccctctcttcctcccgCACCCGACAGAGACCTCTCTCGTCGTGGCGTCGACGTCGTGCCATCTGGACCACCCGCCGAAGTAGATGTTCCAGACGCCCTCGGCGAGCTAGTCCACCTGCATCgccgcgacctcctcctccagcgcgccgtggccgagccgctgcacgccgccggcgcttGCCAGGCAGGAGGGAGACAGCATGTCGGCGAAGACGACCTCCCCGCCGTCCTCGTCCACGTCGCGCCACGCCGAACTGCGCATGAAGCACCCCACCTGGACGCCCCCGCGGGTGGCCGCGTACGCGCTCGCGTTGGCCTCGCCGATCACCTACACCAGCCCGGCCTCGGGCTTgccccggcggtggcggccgcccaCGAGCACCACGGCCTCCACGGCGTCCGCGGCGCCCCGCTGCTCCTCGGCCGCGaagagccccgccgccgcgcaccagaGGGCGGTCGACGCCGCCAGCGGCAGGAGCGAGGCCGCGGTGCgcgggaccgccgccgccgccgccgcggcgccacaGCACAGGAGCGCGGCGATGGCGAGGCCGGCCGCGAGCGCCCCCGGAGAGGAGCAGGCgggatggcggtggcggcggcggccggcgcgggagcCGCGAGCACCTCTCCGAGCGAGCGAATCAGAGGAGAGgggaaagaggaaaaaaaagaagtggAGCCCACATGTCGGGTGGAAAtagagggcctccagttctaggAGCCCTAGGCCAAAATTTAGTAGTCTCCACAAAATGGTAGCCCGTTTAGGGGTCCGGCTagagttgtttttttttttcacctGAGAGACTAAAAAAAGAGATAGATGTCCATTTAGTCATccggctggagatgctctaatccTAGTATCAGTTCGGTGATTGACGCGGCGCTCGGATTCGCAGGACGATTTGCAAACAGAAGTGCACGCAAGCTAGCCCCGAGCCATGGACTTGGACCACACACGGACGAGGTGAACCTCGCGTGCACAGGTGCTCCAATGCGGGGACCCTCGTCAGCGGAGCGTGCACGCGCAAGCCAAAGGGTAAAACGTTTCAGTGAAATGTTTAAGCTCTGGGATACATAGTGTTTGAATTTGTCGTTTCGCGAGACCGAGTATTGCCGGCGCCCGGCAATTTCAACAAAGGGAAGTGCAGTCATGATCGAGGGAGGGAGTAAACGTGGTGTTTCTTCTCGTCGATTCTGGAATTTCTAATTAGTTCAGGTGCAATTCCAGGTGTGTTGGGAAAAAGAATTTCTAGCTTTGTTCTTAATAAGATATGGCATCTATAACGATCTAATTAGTTCATTTAGCTTGTCAGAAACTTCATTTAtttagaaaaaaggaaaatattctttttaaaaaaaagaagctaTCGCGATGGGACAAATAGTAAATGAGAAAGAGACAGCAACAAGacggttttttttaaaaaaaagttaagACGACATTTTTCCAGGCATCTCAGATTTTTGGTGCATGTGAGTAACGTGGAGCATGGCTTGTGCCTAGCTCGAGGTGTGCAGGGCAGTGAGCGCCTGGAAGTGACAGTGTCACCGTCGATGCATTTATGCTTGTGGCAAGCCGTTTCAAAGCTTTCGACCCATGACCGCAGCCTGCAGATGCTGTCCTCTCTCCGCACTTCCGCAGGCTTCAGAGTTCATACCAATCAATCGCTTTCTTCTCATCCCTCAATTCCAGTCCCACCTCTCCATATCAAATTATGACAAATAAACATCATCTAAAACAGCCGTCGCACGGCGGGTATAGGTGCTGCGTGGCCTCAACCCCCTGGCGATTTAATCCAGATCGCCGAGCGTCGTTTCGGTGTAATCAAGTGCGCCCATGCCTGGATTAGGACATCTAATCCATCAACCACCAGTGCTCTCGCTATGGCTGGCATGAATCGGATGACCCTGCATGATTCATTTGtatattttcaaataaaaaatagaaaataagtaTATCACATGATGCCATTATTGATTGGGTCCAACTGTCACGGCATTATTCCGTTTGCTCACACGCTTGACTCTTTCAGTTAGGGTCTGGTCCGTCGCTTATCCGTCCACGTCAGCTCCCAGGCAGCAGCGATCGCTGGCGGTACTAGTGGCGGGGACGAAGGCCAGTGTATGCGCGCCACGACCAAACCACAGCTAGGACTCTTGCCGTGCCCGACTGCCCGTGCGATTCGTTTCCAGTCTGTGGTTGTTGCGCGGCTGTAcgttgctgcagcctgcagtttttctttcttctttttttttttcctgatgGGGCAGCCTGCAGCAGTGCAGCTGGTGCCTGCCTGACTGGAGAAGTGAGAACGTGCGATGCTGCGATGCAACCGCTGGCCGCCTGCCGATGTCGATTAGTTCAGCTGTGGCTCTCAGATAGAGTACTTCTGAATCTGGCAACTTCGTAAATCAACAACATAAGAATCAACAACATAAGAATCAACAACAGAACAGCCTAAGTGAAAAAAAATCAGTAGTGTTCATTGCTTCCTTCTGTCCAAACCCAGAATCAGGTTCAGATCATCGATCAATGAAAGAAAAATCGTTTCAGATGATCAGACCATTTCGCAAGTCTTTCCTAAGGCGGCTTTCGCTTGAGACGGATTAAGCTATATGCAGAACACATTGCCCGTGAGCACTTCTGCTacccctcccctgcttcttTCGTGATCTGCATGTTGAATTGTGCCAGGACACTGATACGGTTCAGATGAAATCAGCAGGCAGAGCCACTGATTCTTTTGAGATGGCTTCGTCAGAAAAAGACAACTCGGACAAGGGAGAACATCCATACGACATATAAACCACAAACGATTTGTAAAGGCAAAGGGAAAGATATAAAGTGCAACTTGATTAAGCATATCCAGGATTCAGAGACCAGAACAACAAAGGTTTGTGCGTGAACTAAAGTTGTTCTAGAGCAAAATCTCCATCCAGTGGAACTGGAACCGTACCCAGGCAGCAGAATTACACTACTAGTTCAAGAGGAAACGACTAAAACGGTAGCATCATCCTACCCAGTGGCATACTGGCATCACACCAACTCTGTCTGTCTTCGAcgacgagggggggggggggggggggggggacagcgCTCTAGCGGAACCTACAAAAATCCCAGGAGCTTTCTTCTCTTGCCGCAGAACTCAAAAACTCTGCCGCGACCATCAAGCTTCCGTTATCTCATCATCACGCAGGTGGGGCGTCTCTTCCGGTGCGGGTGGCGCGGCGTTGTTGTTGGCGGCGTCACCGGGCAAGTTCTCTGCTGGAGCGGGTGGCGGGGCGTTCCTGTTGTTGGCGGCGTCACCGGGCAAGTTCTCTTCTGGTGCGGGTGGCGGGGCCGGGGCGTCCTTGAACTGAATCAGTATGACGGTCACGTTGTCACTCGATACCTCGCAACGATCACAAAGTTTCTGACAGATGGTGCGCGGATCCATCTTCTTCCCCTGCATCGATCAGTGACAGCACAAGTTACAATTGGGAACCATTTTCCTTCAACAAAACAAATCTAACAACGAATCAATAGAAGATAAATCAAACCAAACATGCTCATTCCATGGTTCCATCCAACTACCCGATCAAACATATTCAGTAGCAAATGTTTCTATATGATTAGACGAGAGATATTGTGAATGCACcctataaaattttatccacCCAGTAAGAAATTGATTCCTAATGTATCACTATCATGACATAGAGACGAGGTGGAAAAACTCACGGGTTTTAAGTAcaagtttacaaaatcaaccaCACCCTGACTTGTCAGACAAGTCCTGCCGAAAAGAAAACAAGGGACAGTGTTAGCATGGATATAAAGGCAACAAATTTGGCGGTGGGCTATGTTATCAAATCTATATAGCAGATTGCTGTACAGTTGAGCATACTAACTATTCATGAAATGAGTGACATTTAGAAGCACTAGTTTTAACCCAGGTATTGAGCATTTTTCTTTGTGGCAACATAGAACCCTCCAGGGAAATTACATGTTAAAAAAACTTAATGAAGAATCAAAAAATTAATTCAACCAGCGCACAGGTTAATTGAAGGAAAATGTGCATATTCCCTTTGGATAAATACTAATGTCTTAAAAGAAACAAGATCGAAAGCTACTAAATGTCATGTACAGTTGAATATTTTGCTACTATCTTTGAACCTAGGAACAAAAACAATAAGCTAACCAGTTATGAAGTATTTTGTTGAGGACTTACCAGATACCGTCACTTACTAAGACAAGGAACTCAATATCACTGGTAATATCCATCTAACAAAGAGGAGGTCATTTTCCATCAGGCCACACCCAGAAGAATGTGTACAACTAGTTTCTAAAACAACTTCATTACACTTACAGTGACAAGTTCTGGATCACAAGTCACCATTTGTTCTTCAGGAGGAAAATCCTTGTTATACTTGAATGCAAAATGTCCTAAAAGTGGCAAAAAGAAACCAATATAGTGCAATAGATTATACGCGAATGTCCTACTGCTTCCCCCCAAAAGATAGATTATATACAACTGAGCAAATGGAAATCACATAAAAATTTACCAATCGCTCTGGAATGGTCTAAGATTCCATTAATCCGAGAGATACCCGACCCTCGCTGCCGGAAGAATCCTTCTGCTTCTCCTGGTACTTGAAAATTATCCTTGGTTACTCGCCCCCCTGCTTTTTCAATTCTATATTGTTCATTTGGATGGCTTGGTTTGTGTTCACTGGTTACTTCAATGGCCTGATGGAAACAAACATAGCTTTTAGGCACCACTTGAATGGATTTGTTATGAAAAGAGAGTGCTAGTTAGGTTCAGCCAGACATTTGACAAGAAACAAATCATGTACCTCTCCATTCTTTGAGATTATGCAACGAGAATGTCCAGCATTTCCAATAATGATCTTGTGGCCTCTAATGGCAGCTACACATGCTGTGCTTCCTGACTTTTGTGGCGGTAtgtagggggggggggaggctgGGGAAAAAATTCAAAATGATATATTGACACAATACTAAAATCTTATAAAAACAAGAGATCGCGAGAAATAGGTTCTGAACACCTCCAGGAGAAAAAAGATCATTTTTGTGCCATATGAAAGGACAGACAACATGAAAGAAATGATGAATTTAAAACAGAGTAAAATGCAATATCTCAAGTTAATTTCAGCAGTGGGGTAGGTATCGAACAAGGTGCAATGAGGAACCAAATCAACAGTCGCCTCCAACTCAGAAACCAGGAACTCAATGTGGCTCTACTTGAAGCTTGGAATTAATGATGCCACTTTCAACACAGAAGCACACCTTAAGAACAATATACCCTACATATGCTAGCTACCCTACAGACGACAGCTATCCCTTCCAATTCCTTCTTACAGATAACAATATGCACAATATCCAAGGGATAGAGTTTAAATTAACCTCCTCTACAGATGTATGCTTAAAGAATCAACATTCAGGAGTGACAATGTACCTGTGCACAGGGCCAATGGTAAGCAGAATTACAAGCCCTGAGACAGAGACATTGTACCGGACCACAAGTATCATGAAGAAGTAATTCCTTCCATTCATCTGACTGTTCCAACAGCTCATCCATTCTGCAACAAGTAAGCAGGAACAGCAGTCATATATTTCATATGAGTGAGATGGACATAATATAGGCCATTTTAACATCCGCTGCCAAAAAAGGACAGAACTAATGTTATCAATGGTTTATTTATCAAAAAAATAACCTGAAAAACGACATCCGCATTGCATTAGCTAGATCCTGTTGATAGTCTGGATGGTTACGAAGCTCAGTGTGAAGTTGTGTCACACATAACAATGccacttcagttcctgaaatagGAAAAGGAGGAATAGGTCAATATTTAACTACAGTAGTCTACTGAAACTAAGTGATCAATAATACTCCCTCCTTTTCTTTATGCAGGGAAGAATATTAGTATTTCAAAAGTCCTTGAAAGCAAATTTTGACAATTAAAtctattataataatataatatattATCATTTGTTACGAATCAATACCATATTATAATATATGTAAAACATGAGTATATTGATAAAATTTTAGACACTAAACATGCATACTATTTAACTAATTGTTGGTCAAAACTATTAAAGTTGGACTGTAAAATCCTAATATGCCCTATAAAAAGGAGTGCTACTGTTTCCAGGAGATTATATACCAAAGAACACCCATATAGTCTTAAATGCCCAAAGTATGTGTGAATGCAATTTAAGAAACACATGCAAAccatatatatattttagacTATTTTGGATCCTAGGTTAAAATAGTGCCTGAATTGTTCAGCTATGCACATAGCTAACAAGTTTGAAATTTTATCACGAGAGATGCGAATCAAGATAAAACCTTCATGACCATCATAAACTCCAAAGAAAGATGTGAGGTCATCTAGATCTGGGACAGCTGCAAACTACAGAATAAGAGGTAAAAATAAGGGTTAGCATTTAACCCCAAATAGTAGCAATTCAAGCATCTATTTATGTAGAGCTAATCTCACAATAATCTTGCAAAGGACGAGTAGAATACTCACATCATCTTTCTTGTTCTTGCGCCGATCTTGCACAGATGATACTGCATACTTAATTCTGGCATTTTCTCCTCCTTCACTAAACTTTAGTAACAAAGGACCCTCACGGCTGGTAGATGCACCCATAGGAATTGCCTGTTTTCCTGAAAATTTTCAGGTGTGAAAAGTAAGATCAATAAATAATTTACCAACAATGTCAGAGAAGAAATAAATTAAATATGTTGAAACTGCACTGCATATTGCAGAAATACACAAGAAACTTGACAATAGAAGAAGTAAAAATATAATT
This window of the Panicum virgatum strain AP13 chromosome 1K, P.virgatum_v5, whole genome shotgun sequence genome carries:
- the LOC120711468 gene encoding probable protein phosphatase 2C 21; the protein is MVTCDPELVTMDITSDIEFLVLVSDGIWTCLTSQGVVDFVNLYLKPGKKMDPRTICQKLCDRCEVSSDNVTVILIQFKDAPAPPPAPEENLPGDAANNRNAPPPAPAENLPGDAANNNAAPPAPEETPHLRDDEITEA
- the LOC120655688 gene encoding probable protein phosphatase 2C 19, yielding MAEGPEKGGQRKASPKVAPTRQQERRGPLHARDDARPPSNLSEAPSITATRAPRGRPAPAATRGRSPAVCPSGGDGAWGARQKPRGLASCVGERRIRCTQTLPGDGPEGYKTPRGKQAIPMGASTSREGPLLLKFSEGGENARIKYAVSSVQDRRKNKKDDFAAVPDLDDLTSFFGVYDGHEGTEVALLCVTQLHTELRNHPDYQQDLANAMRMSFFRMDELLEQSDEWKELLLHDTCGPVHCHS